The window ttacttccccaatctgcgaaataataccataggaacgagttttaggttcaaaatccttacctcaatgaggTTCCCTTGAAAttcttcttcaaaatcgtccaaaaagctccaaagccgacttagaaatggtgaaagAGCTCAAAAATTGAGAGGgaaataacttataccttctaGCCCAGGGATTTCGAGACAAATTCCCGCTTCTACGGTACTGCATTTGCGGTACTTGAACCGCTTCTGCGGGTTTCACTTAAACCGCCatactccgcatctgcgatgcctaaCCCGCACCTGAATCTGCTTGATCCAGCCTTTCCAGCTTGATTCTGCTTCTACGAGCAATCGTCCACATATGGGGCATCACACACGCGGTTCACAATCTGCAGGTGCAGAAACAATAGAAGCAACAAAAATCTACAACTCAACCAAACTCCCAAACTCTCTTTCAACCaaccgaaatcaccccgaggcccccgagaactcaaccaaaaacacaaacatatcccataaccttattcaaacttgtacataTTCTAAACACCTcgaacaacattaaaacaccaagatcacatcaaattcaagcctaagattccaaaaATCTCCCGAATTCCGCTTGTGATAAAAAACCCAGCCAAACCATAtctgaataacctaaaattttgcacacacatcccaaatgactccacaaaactattgcaactctccgaatttcattctgacccctatatcaaaatctcacctatcaaccggaaattgccaaaatgccaactttgccaattcaagcctaaatctactataaacctccaaaactcattctgatcacgctcctaagtcccaaatcacctcccaaaactATTCGAACCATCacaactcacatccgagccctctaacacataagtcaatatctgattgacttttctaacGTAAGCTTActaaaaagagactaagtatctcaaacctccCCAAAACCTTTCCAAACCCAAGTCAACAAACCCGATCATATATGGAACCGATAAACAAatcaataagaagcagaaatgggaaaaacgaaGCGATAACTCAGGAGATGACTGGCTGAGTCATTACAATATATATGGCTTGGTCAAGTGACTTGCATCAATCtactaatatataaaaaaataaaaacttattAAGAGAATAAATTTTCCCCCTAAACAAAGCTCTCTAGAATACCACATTGATATAGcaaaccagcattagggtttttcgTTCTCATTTTCCAGCAAACCCAAAATCTGAATCGAAGAGGTTAAAGTGACAGCATCGTTGCTGTCCGCCTTGGCTAACTCTGAAACCAGTCTTGGCCCTCATTTTGTTGTAACACCCACAAATCTCTTCCTTTCACTTTTTAGGATTTTGTTAGTTCTTCTGTACATTCACATACAGTTAGTTTGTTCCATCATATCTGAAACTTTATCAATGGCACCCAAAGCAACTAAAGCCAAGAAGAAGATCGCTTATGACTCAAAGATGTGCCAACTTTTGGATGAGTACACTCAGGTGCTCGTGGCTGCTGCTGCCAATGTTGGATCCACTCAACTCCAAAACATTAGGAAGGATTTGAGAGGTGACTCCATTGTTCTCATGGGAAAGAACACTATGATGAAGAGGACTATTTGAGTCCACGCTGAAAAAACCGATAACAACACTATCCTCAATCTCATCTCCCTCCTTGTTGGTAACGTGGGATTGATCTTCACCAAGGGTGACCTGAAGGAAGTGAGTGAGAAAGTTGCAAAGTACAAGGTTGGAGCACCTACTCATGTAGGTTTGGTGGCACCAGTTGATGTTGTTGTCCCTCCTGGCAACACTGGACTGGATCCCTCTCAGACATCTTTCTTTCAGGTGCTCAACATTCCCACCAAGATTAACAAGGGTACTGTTGAAATTTTCACCCCTGTGGAGCTCATCAAGAAGGGTGACAAAGTGGGTTCCTCTGAAGCTGCTCTTCTTGCCAAACTTGGAATCAGGCCCTTCTCATATGGCCTTGTTGTTCTCTCTGTTTATGACAATGGATCTGTCCTCAGTCCTGAGGTTCTTGACCTGACTGAGGATGATCTCATTGAAAAGTTTTCCATGGGAGTTTCTATGGTTACCTCCTTGCCATTGGCCATCTCTTACCCAACTTTGGCTGTTGCACCACAAATGTTCACCAATGCCTACAAGAATGTGTTGGCCATTGCTGTTGATACCGATTATTCTTTCCCACTGGCTGACAAAGTGAAGGAATACCTAGAGGATCCTAGCAAgtttactgttgttgttgctgcaccggttgcagctgctggttctggtgctGCTCCTGCTGCTGctaaggaggaggagaagaaggatGAACCTGTTGAGGAGTCGGATGATGACATGGGTTTCAGCTTGTTTGATTAAGTCTGTTGTTTGTGATGATACTTTTTAATGCCAAAAAGATATTTATCTCCTTTATGTTTTGAAGTAACTGAACAATATGTTAGTTTCAGCTATTAATTTTGATGATATAAGTTTTGGACCAAAAAACAAATACCACATTctggattttgttgttattgttatgttTCTAGGAAGGATCTTCAAATTATACAAGTGCAAAACTTGTCTTCCAAGAAAATGATAAGTCATATAAAGTGAATTTATTCCTTTTAGGAGTCTTTATCGCTAAACTTCAATAAAGAGTCCTAATAGAATAAAAATCCAGGGCAAAACTTTAACATGGATCATACTGTCTCAAATATTATGATAGATACAATCCATCAAATGAATCCTTcacaaaattaattttatttgtttatctGAAAATTGAATAAATGTATACTAATAATTACTTATatttgaataattgattgaattAATAAATAATCATTTATTAACTATTTATACGTAAatgattgtcacgaccccggttcgccctctgtgaaccatcgtgacggcacctattctctacgactaggtaagcctaaaatgcggaagataaaacAATTTTGGgaaaaaacaatttaaaacagaaatagagtgatataacaacgtttaaaagtgtcgctcggcatacacaatataaaTCCTCAAAACTGATAcgttttcccaaaacccggaaacccatgaatccaCAAGCCTTGGAATGTCTAACAGGGCccaactccagaatgtctaacaaagaacagaaatacagaagggctaatacttaaaagcGAGAATAGAAAGGGATTCCTCGGTTTACggacgcggaagatatacctcgaagtcgctagagcagtcgcctctcctcaagggtgataggactgagtcgaagtacctggatctgcacatgaaaaacatgcgcagaaaggccATGAGTACACCACATAGGTACTCAGTAAGTCCCTATCCTAACCTCgctcgggtagtgatgaggaaggtcagggccctactgaggttaaataagaGATAAAGTTCGATAGTGTGGAACAGAGCAATATAAAGAAGTACAGCAATAAAAGTAACACCAGATATAAGAGACatcaacaactattacagagaaCAAGTAGcacagaaagaaatacaattcagtaccaaaaataataaatcggggaccttccaggataccgtcctgtagtcccaagtATAcctatccaatggatctcccgggataccatctcgtagtctaACTCATAGTGCGCAGGGATCTACtagaatcccgttccgtagtcccaaatgtaaatacccagtaccgggggaatctaccgggtgcattcccgtagttccatataactatgcagggggatctaccggaatcccacatctgtagtctcAAATGTAAAcaaacaagggggagctaccggaatacCACATCCGTATTCCCAACGTAAATACACAACAATAACAGGAAAATAgtcaaaaatgtcaaatttcatattaaggcaaacaagtaatctagcctagcatgctgcacagaattaaggtaaggcagtttgaacaaataggcaattaaatcacttagatatgctttcctaagctaacaacaggattaataatgcaagtaataaaaacaggaaagaaaacatactagtaattactttaatgaaaattggatttcaaacaattagcacaagtacacactcatcacctcacgtacaaggcatatcaattaccaaatataccaaatcctaaggggaaagtcccccacgcaaggttaggcaagccacttacctcgaaccgactcaataatcaatttaaaaccacgcatttgccacgagtactcgactccaaatggctcaaatctattcagTTCAAGTGCATAAtctaaataacacttcaagtaactgattctacaaagaaattctaaactaatacgtgaaattaggtaaaatgaccaaaatgcccctcgggcccacatctcgaaatcaggtaaaatttatattttcagaatcctcatactctcacaagttcatgcataccaaaattatccaaatctaaggtcaaattcccaatcaaaagttgaattctaggtctaagaactttcttccaacgtttccccaattttcatctccaatccgaaattaaatgatgaaactaactatagattgatggaatataacaagaaagggttaaagaattatTACCCAATAATCTCCTCTTTATTTTCCTCTCAAAATTGCCCTCTCTTgagctccaaatcaaattttcaacttttgaaactaaactctcgaaatttcatatttttgcccAACTATTAtagcatctgcggtcccgcttgtTCGGACCAATAGTCGCACCTGCAACCTTTCACTTAAAACAAGTTTCTGCTTCTGCAGTAGACCATCAGCACATGCGATCTCGTAGGTGCGATTCGCTTCTCGGACCTGCGGCTCCTGCTGGACCTCTCCAATTCCACTTTTGCGACCacagaaccgcttctgcggcgccgcacctgcgggacccaaaccgcacgtgcggttatgacagaaaaccagctAATGCTgcaacttcaaaactccaaaattcttccgtcaaccatccgaaatcatcctgaggcccccggaacctcaaccaaaggcacaaaaaAGTCTAATAACaatgtccaaacttataccaatccttaaaacacctaaaacaacatcgaaacaacgaatcaaccacaaattcaagcctaagaactcctaGACTCTAgaaatatgcttttgatcaaaaagtccatcaaaccttatctgaataacctgaaactttgcacacacatcacattcaacgcTACAGAgttactccaacttccaaaattctattccgatcctcggatcaaaatctcactatcgaaccggaaacttcaaaatttgatctttcgacatttcaagtctaaattagcTACTGACTTCCAAGAcataatccgaacacgcccctaagcccgaaatcacccaacagagctaacaaaaccatcggatttccattacGAGACCGTATTCACActattctgact is drawn from Nicotiana tabacum cultivar K326 chromosome 22, ASM71507v2, whole genome shotgun sequence and contains these coding sequences:
- the LOC142176279 gene encoding large ribosomal subunit protein uL10z-like, translated to MAPKATKAKKKIAYDSKMCQLLDEYTQVLVAAAANVGSTQLQNIRKDLRGDSIGDLKEVSEKVAKYKVGAPTHVGLVAPVDVVVPPGNTGLDPSQTSFFQVLNIPTKINKGTVEIFTPVELIKKGDKS